From a single Halogeometricum sp. S3BR5-2 genomic region:
- a CDS encoding glycosyltransferase family 1 protein: MRVLIVPELYRPRDASANATLNDAVTWVREWLRQDPTVHVYWLLPHRGTANYEREDVLADRDRVTLLEADSFMQGTDSEYVFTESGYTEEQLRVIRERIYEELGYVDVVVDQLRQGREDLLKWLLLLSGHRADEPKPFDVVVNVHDLMLPFKYATDGYRDDYHRKLEVAHAVLADGCWFKAGLDASELPVFGREFLSETVIEDALDDAVMTESPIDFSRFEERYAKEPRWLHIAGSGWKKKHPELLFEIAEDLYREYGIETIFTSMDDIPESYTRYPWVEAYPRASWEEYARMLRKGDIAICATEYDTLARTWFEQAASGQVLVVRDEPWVEDCVPDDSPLVVPVEELGSRARWVVENWDDAVAANQRLIDHVREVRSPERAGRKTLDDMTRRVEEKVDEYTEVHRKGDSRRSAVGRAIDRTDPDSIALDELNEAGATVVRDGEPLLDHEWCSITDLVFALRVRGYYDTGSAGTPVFRRVPDPDSPGRMSVRSP; encoded by the coding sequence ATGCGAGTCCTCATCGTTCCGGAACTGTACCGACCGCGCGACGCCAGCGCGAACGCGACGCTGAACGACGCCGTGACGTGGGTCCGCGAGTGGTTGCGGCAGGACCCGACCGTCCACGTCTACTGGCTGCTCCCGCACCGGGGAACCGCGAACTACGAACGCGAGGACGTCCTCGCCGACCGCGACCGGGTCACGCTCCTCGAAGCCGACTCGTTCATGCAGGGGACCGATAGCGAGTACGTCTTCACCGAGAGCGGGTACACCGAGGAGCAACTGCGCGTGATACGCGAGCGAATCTACGAGGAGCTGGGGTACGTGGACGTCGTAGTCGACCAACTGCGTCAGGGACGCGAGGACCTCCTGAAGTGGCTGCTCCTGCTGTCGGGTCACCGGGCGGACGAACCGAAACCGTTCGACGTCGTCGTCAACGTCCACGACCTGATGCTCCCGTTCAAGTACGCCACCGACGGTTATCGCGACGACTACCACCGCAAACTCGAAGTCGCTCACGCCGTCCTCGCCGACGGCTGCTGGTTCAAAGCCGGGCTCGACGCGAGCGAACTGCCCGTGTTCGGTCGGGAGTTCCTCTCGGAGACGGTCATCGAGGACGCCCTCGACGACGCGGTGATGACCGAGAGCCCTATCGACTTCAGCCGGTTCGAAGAGCGGTACGCGAAGGAACCGCGATGGCTCCACATCGCCGGGTCGGGGTGGAAGAAGAAGCACCCCGAACTCCTCTTCGAGATAGCGGAGGACCTCTACCGGGAGTACGGCATCGAGACCATCTTCACCAGCATGGACGACATCCCCGAATCGTACACCCGGTATCCGTGGGTCGAGGCGTACCCGAGAGCCTCGTGGGAGGAGTACGCGCGGATGCTCCGGAAGGGGGACATCGCCATCTGCGCGACGGAGTACGACACCCTCGCGCGGACGTGGTTCGAGCAGGCGGCGAGCGGACAGGTGCTCGTCGTCCGCGACGAACCCTGGGTCGAGGACTGCGTCCCCGACGACTCGCCGCTCGTCGTCCCGGTCGAGGAACTCGGGAGCCGCGCGCGCTGGGTCGTCGAGAACTGGGACGACGCCGTCGCCGCGAACCAGCGGCTGATAGACCACGTCCGGGAGGTCAGGAGCCCGGAGCGCGCCGGTCGGAAGACGCTCGATGACATGACGCGGCGCGTCGAGGAGAAGGTGGACGAGTACACCGAGGTCCACCGAAAAGGAGACTCGCGGCGGTCGGCCGTCGGTCGGGCCATCGACCGGACCGACCCGGACAGCATCGCCCTCGACGAGTTGAACGAGGCGGGCGCGACAGTTGTGAGAGACGGGGAACCGCTGTTGGACCACGAGTGGTGCTCGATCACCGACCTCGTGTTCGCACTCCGCGTGCGCGGCTACTACGACACCGGCAGCGCCGGAACGCCGGTGTTCCGCCGGGTCCCCGACCCCGACTCGCCCGGACGGATGTCGGTTCGGTCACCGTGA
- a CDS encoding AGE family epimerase/isomerase encodes MTRSIPARSPEWLRRDAVGALRFHRERSMDSHFGGYVAQVSDRDGAIYDSRTKHLVPTARFVFAFSVGKLLDGPVWCEPAAEHGLSYLRNVAYDEERGGYGWLFAGRETTDDTRATYGHAFVLLAYAAATRAGIGDVEGRIGETYDILDEQFWEDDPGAFASNRDGDWDPAEPGYRGQNANMHATEALLAAYEATGEERYLSRAADVAATIARDKPDEADGLLCEHFTADWEIDWEYNREKKADLFRPWGYQPGHMLEWAKLLVRLDAHRDEEWYLDRAERFFDASVTDGWDDERGGFYYTVDRDGSPIVEAKYTWALEEGLGAAARLADATGEERYWDWYDRIATYLHEYATNRSLGIRYERLTPDGDVHPSIDETPKVKSGYHHVNACYEVLESMGAVEES; translated from the coding sequence ATGACACGTTCGATTCCGGCCCGGTCGCCCGAGTGGCTTCGGCGCGACGCCGTCGGCGCGCTCCGATTCCATCGAGAGCGGTCGATGGACTCGCACTTCGGCGGCTACGTCGCGCAGGTGAGCGACCGCGACGGCGCCATCTACGACTCGCGCACGAAGCATCTCGTCCCGACCGCCAGATTCGTCTTCGCGTTCAGCGTCGGGAAACTGCTCGACGGGCCGGTGTGGTGCGAACCGGCGGCCGAGCACGGTCTCTCGTACCTCCGAAACGTCGCCTACGACGAGGAGCGCGGCGGCTACGGGTGGCTGTTCGCGGGCCGCGAGACGACGGACGACACGCGGGCGACGTACGGGCACGCCTTCGTCCTCCTCGCGTACGCCGCCGCGACGCGCGCCGGCATCGGCGACGTCGAGGGCCGTATCGGCGAGACGTACGACATCCTCGACGAGCAGTTCTGGGAGGACGACCCCGGCGCTTTCGCCAGCAACCGGGACGGAGACTGGGACCCCGCCGAACCGGGGTACCGGGGGCAGAACGCCAACATGCACGCGACGGAGGCGCTGCTCGCCGCCTACGAGGCGACCGGCGAGGAGCGCTACCTGTCGCGGGCGGCCGACGTGGCGGCGACGATAGCGCGCGACAAACCCGACGAGGCCGACGGACTCCTCTGCGAGCACTTCACCGCCGACTGGGAGATAGACTGGGAGTACAACCGCGAGAAGAAGGCGGACCTGTTCCGCCCGTGGGGCTACCAACCGGGCCACATGCTGGAGTGGGCGAAACTGCTCGTCCGCCTCGACGCCCACCGCGACGAGGAGTGGTACCTCGACCGCGCGGAGCGGTTCTTCGACGCCTCCGTGACCGACGGCTGGGACGACGAGCGCGGGGGGTTCTACTACACCGTCGACCGCGACGGGTCGCCCATCGTCGAGGCGAAGTACACGTGGGCGCTCGAAGAGGGCCTCGGCGCCGCGGCCCGCCTCGCCGACGCGACGGGCGAGGAACGCTACTGGGACTGGTACGACCGAATCGCGACGTACCTCCACGAGTACGCGACGAACCGCTCGCTCGGCATCCGCTACGAACGGCTCACGCCGGACGGCGACGTCCACCCGAGCATCGACGAGACGCCGAAGGTCAAGAGCGGCTACCACCACGTCAACGCCTGCTACGAGGTGCTGGAGTCGATGGGTGCAGTGGAAGAGTCGTAG
- a CDS encoding sugar phosphate isomerase/epimerase family protein — protein MTSIGFQLYSLHAVEDDLPAVIERVGETEFEGVELAGLGDADPDAVGEALASADLELAAAHVGLETLEESLEETAETYRELGCEDVVVPWLEPDEFESVESVEAAAERLNAVAADLAAHDLSLHYHNHDQEFVELDGEPALSYLLEATDDDVGLELDLGWAGAAGYDPLAYLDDHAERVRLVHLKDYDGDAGEAAVVGEGDLDIEAAVDSVRDHGFDWLVYEAEEGPDTYDTLTHADDVVRTYW, from the coding sequence ATGACATCCATCGGATTTCAACTGTACAGCCTCCACGCGGTCGAAGACGACCTGCCGGCTGTCATCGAACGCGTCGGCGAGACCGAGTTCGAGGGCGTCGAACTCGCCGGTCTGGGCGACGCCGACCCCGACGCGGTGGGCGAGGCGTTGGCGTCGGCCGACCTCGAACTCGCCGCGGCGCACGTCGGCCTCGAGACGTTGGAGGAGAGCCTCGAGGAGACGGCGGAGACCTACCGCGAACTCGGCTGCGAGGACGTCGTCGTCCCGTGGTTAGAGCCCGATGAGTTCGAGTCCGTCGAGTCGGTGGAGGCGGCGGCCGAGCGTCTGAACGCCGTCGCCGCCGACCTCGCGGCGCACGACCTCTCCCTGCACTACCACAACCACGACCAGGAGTTCGTCGAACTCGACGGCGAACCCGCGCTGTCGTACCTCCTCGAAGCGACGGACGACGACGTGGGACTCGAACTGGACCTCGGGTGGGCCGGCGCCGCCGGCTACGACCCCCTCGCGTACCTCGACGACCACGCCGAGCGAGTGCGTCTCGTCCACCTGAAGGACTACGACGGCGACGCGGGCGAGGCGGCCGTCGTCGGCGAGGGCGATTTAGACATCGAGGCCGCCGTCGACAGCGTCCGGGACCACGGGTTCGACTGGCTCGTCTACGAGGCCGAAGAGGGTCCGGACACCTACGACACCCTGACGCACGCCGACGACGTCGTCCGGACGTACTGGTAA
- a CDS encoding Gfo/Idh/MocA family protein, with protein MSSYTVAVIGTGPDPSNPTVQGFAMGYRHTEAYATDDRFELVGAADIVEENGQAFGNHFDLDEESVYVDYEEMLADLEPDVVSVCVPPAIHRPVVVTCAQSGVVEAIHCEKPMADTWEEARTMVQECWRRDVQLTFNRQRRFGRPFTEAKRLIEEGEIGSLERIEIGWGDFYDTGAHSVDLACMFNDEHTADWVLAGLDYREEDVRFGSHQENQMWAQWRYENGVYGVASTGPGTDFVGAAFLLRGSEGTVRIDVEDGPMLELERDGERTAIDVGSETLHHSGHEEGRFGSQFHDRAVAEVADALDEGREPTLSGRRGLNTTEILFAGYESVRTRGRVDLPLDLDDNPLEALVESGELTPRTPDE; from the coding sequence ATGAGCAGTTACACTGTCGCGGTCATCGGCACCGGTCCGGATCCGAGCAACCCAACGGTACAGGGGTTCGCCATGGGCTATCGACACACGGAGGCGTACGCCACCGACGACCGGTTCGAGTTGGTCGGCGCAGCCGACATCGTCGAGGAGAACGGGCAGGCGTTCGGAAACCACTTCGACCTCGACGAGGAGAGCGTCTACGTCGACTACGAGGAGATGCTCGCGGACCTCGAACCCGACGTAGTGAGCGTCTGCGTCCCGCCCGCTATTCACCGGCCCGTGGTCGTCACGTGCGCCCAGAGCGGCGTCGTGGAAGCGATTCACTGCGAGAAGCCGATGGCCGACACGTGGGAGGAGGCCCGGACGATGGTGCAGGAGTGCTGGCGACGCGACGTGCAGTTGACGTTCAACCGCCAGCGTCGCTTCGGCAGACCGTTCACCGAGGCCAAGCGGCTCATCGAGGAGGGGGAAATCGGGTCGCTCGAACGGATAGAGATCGGATGGGGGGACTTCTACGACACCGGCGCGCACTCCGTCGACCTCGCCTGCATGTTCAACGACGAGCACACGGCCGACTGGGTCCTCGCGGGCCTCGACTACCGCGAGGAGGACGTTCGGTTCGGCTCCCACCAGGAGAACCAGATGTGGGCGCAGTGGCGCTACGAGAACGGCGTCTACGGCGTCGCCTCGACGGGGCCGGGGACGGACTTCGTCGGGGCGGCGTTCCTCCTCCGAGGGAGCGAGGGGACGGTCCGCATCGACGTCGAGGACGGACCGATGCTCGAACTGGAACGCGACGGCGAGCGGACGGCGATAGACGTCGGCTCCGAGACGCTCCACCACAGCGGGCACGAGGAGGGTCGGTTCGGCTCGCAGTTCCACGACCGCGCGGTCGCGGAAGTCGCCGACGCCCTCGACGAGGGGCGTGAGCCGACCCTGAGCGGCAGACGCGGACTCAACACGACCGAGATTCTGTTCGCCGGCTACGAGTCCGTCCGCACCCGCGGCCGCGTCGACCTCCCCCTCGACCTGGACGACAATCCGCTGGAAGCGCTCGTCGAGTCGGGCGAACTGACCCCCCGAACCCCCGACGAGTAG
- a CDS encoding IclR family transcriptional regulator, which translates to MASETPEGGGIKSDETLFDLVEHIRAADGAGVTELASATGRAKSTVHGHLSTMRDRGFVVKRDGEYHLGLEFFNYGHHVRARRAVYDAALPVLRDVADDTGETAWLMAHENGRVIYLDGRSEGLDINVNSLIGSWKYMHSNSGGKAILSHLPEEEVDEILARHGLPAQTEATVTDRERLNEELAEARERGYALNFGEDLSGIHAVAVPLVFEGSVVGSLAVAGPAHRLPRERCEGELADRLSAAANDVQLSLTYR; encoded by the coding sequence ATGGCGTCGGAAACCCCCGAAGGCGGCGGGATCAAGTCGGACGAGACGCTGTTCGACCTCGTAGAACACATCCGAGCGGCGGACGGCGCGGGCGTGACGGAGTTGGCGTCGGCGACGGGTCGCGCGAAGAGCACCGTTCACGGGCACCTCTCGACGATGCGCGACCGAGGATTCGTGGTGAAGCGCGACGGGGAGTACCACCTCGGATTGGAGTTCTTCAACTACGGTCACCACGTCCGCGCCCGGCGCGCGGTGTACGACGCCGCGCTGCCGGTTCTCCGGGACGTCGCGGACGACACCGGCGAGACGGCGTGGCTGATGGCCCACGAGAACGGGCGCGTCATCTACCTCGACGGGCGCTCGGAGGGGTTGGACATCAACGTTAACTCGCTCATCGGGTCGTGGAAGTACATGCACTCGAACTCCGGCGGGAAGGCGATTCTCTCGCACCTCCCGGAGGAGGAGGTGGACGAGATTCTGGCGCGGCACGGCCTGCCGGCGCAGACGGAGGCGACGGTCACCGACCGGGAGCGCCTGAACGAGGAGTTGGCGGAGGCCCGCGAGCGAGGCTACGCGCTCAACTTCGGCGAGGACCTGAGCGGCATCCACGCCGTCGCCGTCCCCCTCGTCTTCGAGGGGTCGGTCGTGGGGTCGCTCGCCGTCGCCGGTCCGGCCCACCGACTCCCGCGCGAGCGCTGCGAGGGGGAACTGGCGGACCGCCTCTCCGCGGCCGCCAACGACGTGCAACTCAGTCTCACCTACCGCTGA
- a CDS encoding UbiA family prenyltransferase has product MDTVSTTGPRALATQVKPPFMAPAVGTSLFGALLASAVSPAALCLHVVSVASALYVAHLRDEFVDAHVRGEEDPRVAASLLRPAIAVTVLLSLAACAALAVVAGPLAAAFALPPLLLGYVHASHLDERTVAGSLDYPVAIGLVLAGGHVAQTGRIPPWLAWPSLAFVALLTGANVSLDRLDRAFDRRVDKRTVPVVLGDARAARVAAGASDSRSDGRGLPVRGDALRRDVPRRLLRSRARGGCRPVRGCLRAQR; this is encoded by the coding sequence ATGGACACGGTATCGACGACCGGACCGCGCGCGCTGGCGACGCAGGTGAAGCCGCCGTTCATGGCGCCCGCCGTCGGAACGTCGCTGTTCGGCGCGCTCCTCGCATCCGCCGTCTCGCCGGCCGCCCTCTGTCTCCACGTCGTCTCCGTCGCCTCGGCGCTTTACGTCGCCCACCTCCGCGACGAGTTCGTCGACGCCCACGTCCGCGGCGAGGAGGACCCGCGCGTCGCGGCGTCGCTCCTCCGCCCGGCCATCGCGGTGACCGTCCTCCTCTCTCTCGCGGCGTGCGCCGCCCTCGCCGTCGTCGCCGGCCCCCTCGCGGCCGCCTTCGCCCTCCCCCCGTTGCTCCTCGGATACGTCCACGCCTCCCACCTTGACGAACGCACGGTCGCGGGCAGCCTCGACTACCCGGTCGCTATCGGACTCGTCCTCGCGGGCGGCCACGTCGCTCAGACCGGTCGAATCCCCCCGTGGCTGGCGTGGCCCTCCCTCGCGTTCGTCGCCCTCCTGACCGGGGCGAACGTCTCCTTGGACCGACTGGACCGCGCCTTCGACCGCCGCGTCGACAAGCGGACGGTGCCCGTCGTTCTCGGGGACGCCCGCGCCGCCCGCGTCGCCGCCGGAGCGAGCGATTCGCGTTCAGATGGCCGCGGCCTACCCGTTCGCGGCGACGCTCTACGCCGCGACGTGCCTCGGCGTCTCCTGCGTTCTCGCGCGCGCGGCGGGTGTCGCCCCGTGAGGGGTTGTCTGAGGGCTCAGCGGTAG
- a CDS encoding class I adenylate-forming enzyme family protein has translation MRFFDAFRRTVRCHGGETALVAEDGRTFTYAELDDRSTRLANALTARLGDGRCAVLGGNSPAVIETMVTGHKRGAATAQLPFRGEAEEFVRMCESADATGLIFDDDNRETAEEVLARRDFEAAIHVGDADVDAAGVESYEDVLADADPTLDEALPADGECSIFFTSGTTSRPKAVPFDGEQLWYGAIQGVMEHGIDRTDAGIVATPWYHMVSSDAWIYPHFVAGATVVLHSDFDPAGLLEQVEELEATGLLAVPTQLDAVVDAQQSLERDTSSLEYVRTGGSVVSERLVERMSEHVTDRVYNTYGMTEAGPNLTFSLPEDQQERPGTVGKEAHTYEIRVVEPVPVTEHPDPEATVDAGEQGEIIARSPGCSTGYIDNPEAEAKSYFEDSESGENGKWLRTRDVARIDEEGYLYIVDRVDNMFVSGGENVYPVEVEQALETHPAVSEAYVFGVDDERWGRVVSAVVVTSEGESVTEAELDEFCREESDLANYKRPREYTIRAEELPRTSTGKIKRGAITDQASE, from the coding sequence ATGAGATTCTTCGACGCTTTCCGGCGAACCGTCCGGTGTCACGGGGGCGAGACGGCGCTCGTCGCCGAGGACGGACGGACGTTCACGTACGCGGAACTGGACGACCGGAGCACCCGCCTCGCGAACGCGCTCACGGCGCGACTGGGAGACGGGCGCTGCGCGGTGCTCGGCGGCAACTCCCCGGCCGTCATCGAGACGATGGTGACGGGTCACAAACGCGGCGCCGCGACGGCGCAACTCCCGTTCCGCGGCGAGGCCGAGGAGTTCGTCCGGATGTGCGAGTCGGCGGACGCGACGGGCCTTATCTTCGACGACGACAATCGGGAGACCGCAGAGGAGGTGCTGGCGCGCCGCGACTTCGAGGCGGCCATCCACGTCGGCGACGCCGATGTCGACGCGGCGGGCGTCGAGTCCTACGAGGACGTGCTGGCGGACGCGGACCCGACGCTCGACGAGGCGCTGCCGGCCGACGGCGAGTGCTCCATCTTCTTCACCAGCGGGACGACCAGTCGGCCCAAGGCGGTGCCGTTCGACGGCGAACAGCTCTGGTACGGCGCGATTCAGGGCGTGATGGAGCACGGCATCGACCGGACGGACGCGGGCATCGTCGCGACGCCGTGGTACCACATGGTCTCCTCGGACGCCTGGATCTACCCGCACTTCGTCGCCGGCGCCACCGTCGTCCTCCACTCCGATTTCGACCCGGCGGGCCTGCTCGAACAGGTCGAGGAACTGGAGGCGACGGGTCTCCTGGCCGTGCCGACGCAGTTGGACGCCGTCGTCGACGCCCAGCAGTCGCTCGAACGCGACACGAGTTCCCTGGAGTACGTCCGAACCGGCGGCTCCGTCGTCAGCGAACGCCTCGTCGAGCGGATGAGCGAGCACGTCACCGACCGGGTGTACAACACCTACGGGATGACCGAGGCGGGACCGAACCTCACGTTCTCGCTCCCCGAGGACCAGCAGGAGCGGCCGGGGACCGTCGGCAAGGAGGCCCACACCTACGAGATTCGCGTCGTCGAGCCGGTGCCGGTAACGGAGCACCCCGACCCCGAGGCGACGGTCGACGCCGGCGAACAAGGAGAGATAATCGCCCGCAGTCCGGGCTGTTCGACCGGCTACATCGACAACCCCGAGGCGGAGGCGAAGTCGTACTTCGAGGATTCGGAGAGCGGGGAGAACGGGAAGTGGCTCCGGACGCGCGACGTGGCGCGCATCGACGAGGAGGGCTACCTCTACATCGTCGACCGCGTGGACAACATGTTCGTCAGCGGCGGCGAGAACGTCTACCCCGTCGAGGTCGAACAGGCGCTCGAAACCCACCCCGCCGTTTCGGAGGCGTACGTCTTCGGCGTCGACGACGAGCGCTGGGGCCGCGTCGTCAGCGCCGTCGTCGTCACGAGCGAGGGCGAGAGCGTCACCGAGGCGGAACTCGACGAGTTCTGCCGCGAGGAGAGCGACCTCGCGAACTACAAGCGTCCGCGGGAGTACACGATTCGGGCGGAAGAGCTCCCGCGGACGAGCACCGGGAAGATAAAGCGCGGCGCGATAACCGACCAGGCGAGCGAGTAG
- a CDS encoding SLC13 family permease: MADISALAARVRGVDASWLSVPVGVALAGLVAAYAPLSSDAAAMLAITAFCVALWVGTPVPPWLTGLVGIGLVGVRFSTELALVGFGSAATWLVVLGILIGEATRHSGLSTLVERRVFDRMPGHARSDPTTAYRYLLGAFSAVALTFVVLVPSALVRVLILGPILVSAGECFSERRPRIGLFLGPLFVTFYGAAGVLTGSLGNIIVAGIVESTTGVSLGWVEWLTWLAPVMSLARSAVVVAVAYVLYRPRDSETVSLGSDADAGADATDGGEEPVDAGDARRMVAFLSVGVAVWATDAIHGLHPVYGALAVVVLVFLPRVGVVDVDAVADADFSVVFFLGAVFAIAEGLQRTDFTAVAADRILSTVPGGASLPVVLAAVAAATLALMFVMEGMAVASVLTPVFISFAQGAGIPILPVAMTESVVLLSYFFPYQSAVLVAILGLGATNTRELVRMATICSLVTLLVLLPVQILVFALFF, translated from the coding sequence ATGGCAGACATCTCCGCCCTCGCCGCCCGCGTCCGCGGCGTCGACGCCTCGTGGCTCTCCGTTCCCGTGGGCGTCGCTCTCGCGGGTCTCGTTGCCGCGTACGCGCCGCTCTCCTCGGACGCGGCCGCGATGCTCGCCATCACCGCGTTCTGCGTCGCCCTCTGGGTCGGAACGCCCGTCCCGCCGTGGCTCACCGGACTGGTCGGCATCGGACTCGTCGGCGTGCGGTTCTCGACGGAACTCGCCCTCGTCGGGTTCGGGTCGGCGGCGACGTGGCTCGTCGTCCTCGGCATCCTCATCGGCGAGGCGACCCGTCACAGCGGACTCTCGACGCTCGTGGAGCGGCGCGTGTTCGACCGGATGCCCGGACACGCCCGCTCGGACCCGACGACCGCGTACCGCTACCTCCTCGGGGCGTTCTCGGCCGTCGCTCTGACGTTCGTCGTGCTGGTCCCCTCGGCGCTCGTTCGGGTCCTCATCCTCGGCCCGATTCTGGTGTCCGCCGGCGAGTGTTTCTCCGAGCGCCGGCCGCGAATCGGCCTGTTCTTGGGACCCCTGTTCGTCACGTTCTACGGCGCCGCCGGCGTCCTCACGGGGTCGCTCGGAAACATCATCGTCGCGGGCATCGTCGAGTCGACGACCGGCGTCTCCCTCGGGTGGGTCGAGTGGCTGACGTGGCTCGCGCCCGTGATGTCGCTGGCCCGGTCGGCCGTCGTCGTCGCCGTCGCGTACGTCCTCTACCGCCCCCGCGACTCCGAGACGGTGTCCCTCGGGTCGGACGCAGATGCGGGCGCGGACGCGACCGACGGCGGCGAGGAACCCGTCGACGCGGGCGACGCGCGGCGGATGGTCGCCTTCCTCTCCGTCGGCGTCGCCGTCTGGGCGACCGACGCGATACACGGACTCCACCCCGTCTACGGCGCCCTCGCGGTCGTCGTCCTCGTCTTCCTCCCCCGCGTCGGCGTCGTCGACGTCGACGCCGTCGCGGACGCCGACTTCTCCGTCGTGTTCTTCCTCGGGGCCGTCTTCGCCATCGCGGAGGGGCTTCAGCGGACCGACTTCACCGCCGTCGCCGCCGACCGAATCCTCTCGACCGTGCCCGGCGGCGCGTCGCTTCCCGTCGTCCTCGCGGCCGTCGCCGCCGCCACGCTGGCGCTCATGTTCGTGATGGAGGGGATGGCGGTTGCGAGCGTGCTCACGCCGGTGTTCATCTCGTTCGCGCAGGGGGCGGGAATCCCGATTCTCCCGGTCGCCATGACCGAGAGCGTCGTCCTCCTGTCGTACTTCTTCCCCTATCAGTCGGCCGTCCTCGTCGCCATCCTCGGACTCGGAGCGACGAACACCCGCGAACTCGTGCGGATGGCCACTATCTGCTCGCTCGTCACGCTGCTCGTTCTGCTCCCGGTGCAGATACTCGTCTTCGCGCTCTTCTTCTGA
- a CDS encoding MBL fold metallo-hydrolase: MITEVADDVYDLTVAERNGGRYRVFFFDWETPTLVDAGFEDTTDVVADRIEEVGTEPERLVLTHGDPDHAGGFASLAERYDAETWVPQQTRCETFRPDERYGEGAEIGPFTAVHVPGHTSDHHALVDESRSLAVLGDAVFGSDVRGIPAGHFVLPPAVFTEDLASAEENLERLAEYEFDVGLLFHGSSVTEDASGKLTSFVDFAGKP, encoded by the coding sequence ATGATCACGGAAGTCGCGGACGACGTGTACGACCTGACCGTCGCCGAGCGGAACGGCGGCCGCTACCGCGTGTTCTTTTTTGACTGGGAGACGCCGACGCTCGTGGACGCAGGGTTCGAGGATACCACCGACGTCGTCGCTGACCGAATCGAGGAGGTGGGAACGGAACCGGAACGGCTCGTTCTCACGCACGGCGACCCCGACCACGCGGGCGGGTTCGCGTCGCTCGCCGAGCGATACGACGCGGAGACGTGGGTCCCACAGCAGACGCGCTGTGAGACGTTCCGGCCGGACGAGCGGTACGGCGAGGGCGCCGAAATCGGACCGTTCACGGCGGTCCACGTCCCCGGCCACACCTCCGACCACCACGCCTTGGTCGACGAGTCGCGGTCGCTGGCCGTCCTCGGCGACGCGGTGTTCGGTTCGGACGTCCGCGGCATCCCCGCGGGACACTTCGTGCTGCCGCCGGCGGTGTTCACCGAGGACCTCGCGTCGGCCGAGGAGAACCTCGAACGCCTCGCGGAGTACGAGTTCGACGTCGGACTGCTGTTCCACGGGTCGAGCGTCACCGAGGACGCGAGCGGGAAGCTCACCTCCTTCGTCGACTTCGCGGGAAAACCGTAG
- a CDS encoding cupin domain-containing protein gives MAQKEPEELLELSSDTRSILEQHGLRPLWEVEDDFGNVIDDPEPGIWRWEEIQEAIDGIEADVPISELPPGFQRRVAVPINRSLGNAISNTIYVGVQTVSPGETAPAHRHSANALRFTIDGTEDMKTVVSGEEFPMENNDLITTPQWEWHDHVNDSDETAAWLDVLDLPLFLDSMNKKQVFENHELERQPVTKTQGYWDSQYGRGRPANEKSDGEIPGPFEGIREATPPYRFGWEEMEETLRQRADNDDPDPNDGYSLAYVNPATGKEPLFPTMSFRAQLLQEETDPHFHNATEVYFVIEGEGATHVDGEALEWGQWDIFVVPPDATHHHDPDDEAVLLGMTDRPVLEAFNFYAEAEPSS, from the coding sequence ATGGCACAGAAGGAGCCGGAGGAACTCCTCGAACTGAGTTCCGACACCCGAAGCATCCTCGAACAGCACGGCCTCCGACCGCTCTGGGAGGTCGAAGACGACTTCGGGAACGTCATCGACGACCCCGAACCCGGCATCTGGCGCTGGGAGGAGATTCAGGAGGCCATCGACGGCATCGAGGCGGACGTTCCCATCTCCGAGTTGCCGCCGGGGTTCCAGCGGCGCGTCGCCGTCCCCATCAACCGGAGTCTCGGTAACGCCATCTCCAACACCATCTACGTCGGCGTCCAGACGGTGTCGCCCGGCGAGACGGCGCCCGCCCACCGCCACTCGGCGAACGCGCTCCGCTTCACCATCGACGGCACCGAGGACATGAAGACGGTCGTCTCCGGCGAGGAGTTCCCGATGGAGAACAACGACCTCATCACGACGCCGCAGTGGGAGTGGCACGACCACGTCAACGACTCCGACGAGACGGCGGCGTGGTTGGACGTGCTCGACCTTCCGCTGTTCCTCGACTCGATGAACAAGAAACAGGTGTTCGAGAACCACGAACTCGAACGCCAACCGGTGACGAAGACGCAGGGCTACTGGGACTCCCAGTACGGCCGCGGCCGCCCCGCAAACGAGAAGTCCGACGGGGAGATTCCGGGGCCGTTCGAGGGCATCCGAGAGGCGACGCCGCCGTACCGCTTCGGGTGGGAGGAGATGGAGGAGACGCTCCGCCAACGGGCGGACAACGACGACCCGGACCCGAACGACGGCTACAGCCTCGCGTACGTCAACCCCGCGACGGGGAAGGAGCCGCTGTTCCCGACGATGTCGTTCCGGGCGCAACTGCTGCAGGAGGAGACGGACCCCCACTTCCACAACGCGACGGAGGTGTACTTCGTCATCGAGGGCGAGGGAGCGACGCACGTCGACGGCGAGGCCCTGGAGTGGGGTCAGTGGGACATCTTCGTCGTGCCGCCGGACGCGACGCACCACCACGACCCCGACGACGAGGCCGTCCTCCTCGGCATGACCGACCGCCCGGTGCTAGAGGCGTTCAACTTCTACGCCGAGGCGGAGCCGTCGTCCTGA